tCCAATTAGAAAACCTATGGGAACATAACGAGAGGGCAATGCGATCTTGCATTTTAATAAGTCTTACAACCTCGCtttaatcataaatgtatgaatataatatttagaaattgcttacgaaatatacatatataatatataatgcacagTATCTAAATATTGTCGAATGGCGTATACTATATATGGCAAAACACGATAACACGATAACACGGACACGACTCTTCGATTAACCATGCGTGGGAATGTAAACAACATCCTGCGAAGTCCACGGAGATAtcgatagactagggggaagtaggagagcaggaggccctataaaaccagacccgaaacggcctgtagattagacggATGACACCACAGTACAAACGAGCACCTTCGCGAAAGACTACATATCAACTTAATCAAATtagacttagaatattttatgcaacAGAATTCAATAAACAACTTCAACTTTCAACCAGTCTAATTATTTCGTCAACTCCACCTAAGAAATCCTCTACCAACACTCAacagtcttgctacctgcaaattATAAACTAAGTAGTTGTCTCAACAGTGATCAAGTTGAAAACAAACGGTCCACGTtccatatttaaatactatgttattttgttatttgattactgtgttattttttattaactatgaGTACATTAACGATTAGGTCGAAACCAAAATTTGGTGGACGAAAGTAATTTTTGCTACATGATCGATAAGTCACATAACGGAAaagtaagttaaaattatattatgttattgataaatataaagtatactacgttttttttttttgtaaattaaatatagatatactgGAGATGTGAACGAAAAGATGAGTGTCCTGCACGGGTTCACACAAACATAGGTTCAAAAAAAACCCACAGTCATGCTCCAAATGTAGCAAAAGTTATTGCACTGGAAGCTACAACGGAAATGGTAAAAAATGCAACTCTCGGAGTAAATTCCGCTCAACAAATTGTTGGTGAAGCTacacaaaatttaaatgatgattAGCTCAACTACCGaaattaaacacattaaaaCGAAAGTTAAGGTGAGtcattgaaatttaaatcaaaatttaaaatcaaaagctcaaaaaaaattagtttgagCATTATTTTTGTAGATCCACgctaagcattttttttttaaatttccattaaccacaacttacataatatttaatgttattagaCGAGTAAAAGACCGTGCTACATGGCATCCACCTTGTCCAACCAGTATAAGAGATTTAATAATACCAGACCAGTATAAATGTCTATCTGATGGATCACAATTTCTACTTCATGATTCTGGTGTACATGATGACGAAAGATTTATAATTGTAGGATCGATGACTGGACTTCGTGCACTATCTATGACAACGCGATGGCATGCAGatggtacttttaaaataacacCACTTATATTGCCCAAACTTTCAATAATGAAaatggtaaattaataattaatgtagtaaTGGTTTtaccttttatttattttatttatttaattataatgcaAGTAGAATctaataactattgataaacgatgtttaaattgtaaataataagttgTTGATTATTATGAATGTTATGATAGATGAATTCGTTAAACTACAGACTGCTGTCGATCCAACAATTGTTGATGAGGAAGTAACTGAAACAATTCGTAATTGTTCTAATTCAGATAATGAGCAGAGTGAGCCTACTAAAGAAAAAGATGATGGTAATTTaagacatttaattaaatattttatttttaatttattcatagtaaataaacttttactaacctaacctatataatatttctagcAGTCACAAGAAAACGAAAAGGTTTTGCAGATCCAAGTGAATGGGCAAAGAATAAACGCAAACAGAATAGAGCAGCTGGAAAAACGTATGTTGATCGAAAAGGTAAGGTTAGACCTGAGAAAGAGGTCAAGTCCATCGATTGTAAGTGCCGATATTCATGCAAAAACGTTAGTGCTGCACAGCAGAAAATCTTGTTGAATGAATATTGGAGTAAAAGTGATACTGGCCGACAAAAAGAGTACATCGGCCACTTATTCAACGAAATGCCCATCGTTAGAAAGAGAAAAAGAAATGAAAATTCaggagttgaaaaaaaatatagcagAGTATATAGCTTACCAGATGGACAAGGGAACAATGTTCGAGTATGCCTCCCATTTTTTTGCgctacattttcaatttataaaatagtcatCAACGACGCTCTATTTAACAGAAGTTCAAATGGATTCTACAATGGAAGGGATAAAAGAAAAGGGAAACCCGCCCATAATGCAACACCGGCAAACAAAGTTAACAAAGTCCGTAATTTCCTCAACGAAATTCCTAAAGTGCCTTCCCACTATTGTAGGAAACGGAGCTCACGGTTATATCTGCCACCTGATTTATCTATTGCAAACCTTTATGAAATGTACAGCAAAAAAGAAAACTCTGAAGCAGTGAATATGAACGTTTTTCGCAAAAATTTCAAAGAATTCGAGACACCGTTGGCTATCTTCCTGCCCAGGAAAGATTCAGTTTGGTattatctatcagaaaaatataaatgtatagagttttgttgagaaatacagtttttctaCTCAGTGGCGCCATTTGAGTTTTTTAATAGGGGTGCCAAAATTTAAGcaggccaattttttttttcatggggccactttttctttatattattgaatacatacctactatatctTTTGCGAGACACCGATTCGTagctaaaaactatttttattatacctaccaacgAAAAAAAGTCATCATGCATACCAATAATACGcatctacaaataataatatgctttaccTAATTTACCtccatacacaataataatttattatatatttatattttatatgtattaaagtattcataacaaataatatattttaatttttaggcaCAGGCCATCACCTATAGGcgtaattgtaaattttaaaccaGGCCAATTagagacagaaaaaaaataggGGTGCCAAGGTACACccagcacccccccccccccccccccccaatggcGCCCCTGTTTCtactacatttggtgcgcagagttaagAAATAACGTATTCACAGCTACACGTAAGCAGCATGGACTtgaacaaaaatctatgaaaacctattttctttaatattgcacatatcgacttgattttttttttaaatgttcagaatggATTGACaacatattgatatttttaaatgcggTGGCAGGAATTAGTTTATTGTTGTTCCGCGCTTATTAAACGGTCGAATCGATCTTAAACTGTCACAAAATACTACtaaatcttaaacaaaatagtCTAGTCAAAACAATGTGTTTAATTTCTGTGAAACCCGCATATTTAGTAATAAACTACtaggaatttaaatttaaatttaatagtttatattctaGGTATGTAACTATTTACTTTTACACATACAGgtatacacatattaaataatatttcaaaacattttctatttctatttattgatttattataataattaggctGGTTAATACAATCTCTGGGTGGGTTTGGAGGTGAtctggataatattatgttcattcatAGTTCAACCGTGAACACGAACACAAAAATGAACGATTCTAATATAGACGTTTTAAAAGTGCTATCTAATATGCGCTGCATAGATGAAGGAGTAAAAGCGGAATATAGTATTGAGATGCCCGGAAAACTATTGTGCATTACCAAACATTGGATTGAGCACGAACACCATGTAATGGTCAATGTTGTAGGTATGTAACCATCTTAATGTTAGACATATAGGTAGACAACATTTTGGGGATTCTTCAATCTTGTATTTAGTTTTGaaaacttagatttaaaaagaaaaaaaattatgaatttttaacttaaaataatttgcaaagtTTTGTCATTTTTAAGTACTTTGTCGATATTTtaacttgaaatgcttataaaaaaaaattgtgactatagatttttaatatttttcatctacctttgaaacaatatataaggagccttctattaaattttcaagctttgtagcaaacaaataaaattttatttatattaaaagaaaaaaaactaaaaaaattggaaactgaaaatgtccgtaaacagctcaaaacaagtcaaaatattttgaaaatttgaccgTGTATTTGGTATGTCATAAGTGTGTAAAACGAatacaacaaatgcatgggtccTCTTAAGAgttgagtatttattttattttatttaattttattttagccgAATGCACACTCACCACCAAGATTAAAATCACGGGCAAAAATCGGGACATTAAAGAggttgtatttaaattgttaaaatataagcaataaataaaggaaatttttattatctatgtgttATACCCGATACCGTGTTTATCTcgttttattgacattcgtaGACAGCTTCGAACATAACATTAGCATACAGTGTTGGTTCCGGTCTAACCCATGATATAccatataaatcattttatattaatgcattatttttattgtaaataataattttaaaattttatttgtaaatataagtaataatacttactaagtaatattttatacttgtaataataattgcttatgctggctataaatattattattaatattaatattataatagacagctggtcaatatattatttagtttttacgacaataattgtgcctatatacattttgtaaatgtttgaaagtgaattgttttaataagtttttaacttttttacctTTGGTTTTTTATAGTGTGTAGTAAAGTAATGTcatgttttcaattattaatttaattatttttccaagACTTAAAATAGCTGCTAACACAGAAGGAACTTAGATATCATAAGTCAAAACAGAAGTACAGACTATATAAGTTCAAAAAAtgtgatatattttacaatattagcgtacatattttgggtttttaaaaaaattggacaCTTCGACCAAATCCAAAAAACGGAAAATCCCAAATTTTGTCGCCAAAAAAAAGGGTTGAAAACGGCATTTCATAATCTTCTGTTTTGATcactttattattttctgttttgaTTATTATCAGAGACGAAATAATTTCCACTcactttaaactaaaaaaaataaaatacttaaaacacATACTTATCATcaattaattgtattcataaattaaCTACACGAGTCCTTACAGTAATAGTTAAAAGGCCAAATTTATTAATGCCTCTTTTTATTGTATCAGCAGACAAAACAATTTCAACAGATTAGttctttttctttattatttgaGTTGTTTAGCCCACTTAAACATATTATCACTGATGTCTGATGTGGATACAAGTACCTACTTCACAATCATTGCTATTGGTCGGTATTTCTATAGCTATAATTAGACGTAAATATCGAACTCTGTGCGCTGTAAATACAAAATCGCAGGTCGCCTCCGTAAATGTACAACGACTGTAATTATCGCAcagtaatagtatattagtatatagtattGTCTCGCCGCGCTGCCGCGACCCGCGGACCGCAGTCCCCGTTGTTGATTTCTACAAATCGTGCTCATAGATACAATAGAGTACAGGTCGCCGCCGGAAATGTGCTACGAAAATTACCGCaccaaaataatactatatagtccCGCCGCTGCCGTGTGCCGCCGCCGTTGCGAGTTGCGACACATctcaatataatcataatttgataatataaccCGTATAACACACATATTTTGTGTGCTCCTCGGGCCGCACCATACTGTATCTACACAGTATACACGAAAATACGATGTTACACCAGAGGCGGCTTGAACGTAATTACAAGAGGTGCACTGCACTCCTAAAAATATGGGGTGggtgtatttttgtaaatttttgggAAACTGTTatggttaatacttaatacaactACCATGTTTATGCCACTTTATGGACtatgatgatattaatatattatacttatagaatCAGATTGCTATAgctgattatatttaattattacagtctatagatggtattataatatatataataatatattaagaagaCGTGTCAGTcgtcattgaaaaaaattactcgAAAATAAACACGCGAGacttgtattaactattaacttatataaataaaatgttgttatcattattcattctATTAACAGCTATAGTGATCGGCAGCAATgggaaaatgttttataaatagcttctaaattatattatcttagtaATCATAATATGCATTCGGAATTTATTTCGGCCAATTGGACATTTACGGTGGTCTAAATAACATCTGTGTTTCATATAAAATCTGTCTGTATTTAATTTAGTGTTCGTTTGCagactttaaatttaaattttaaattgtatattgctTGTTTTAATAGTGAATATTAGtgattacttaaaatataaattataatattatttacaatgacaAAACCTCAAATATGTGCTTgtggaaaaaataaaagtgatatGAACACCACTAATTGGATTCGACATACATCTTCCTGTAAAATTAGGAAATCTAGAGATGAATCTAGGTCGATTGAATGTTTTTTCGGTAATCCTAAAAAGCCTAAGCTGGAATTAGGTGATTCTATTTCATTGGGTAAGTTCActaattttcttaattattaaattataaatatagagaGCATTatctagtataattaataaaataattatgtattacctaataatatttattattattgatctacATTATCTAATGtagtaaaatcatttaaatagcttataaattaaaatagctaatttttatattatagaaattaatttaaaaattgttattttagaacaaggtagtaaaaaaaatagttttatgacTATGAGTAAGAATAAaccaaaatcaaataataatccaggtaataaatatttgtattcaaaaaatttataatttttgaattattcatacaatttgaaaataacgttttttgacatttatagaagTAGAAGAAAACTTATACAGTAGTAATTCTACTACTATTACTTGTGAGTCTGTTACTACTAAAACCTCGACTACAACTGCAACTGCCAAGTCTGTTACTACTACAACTGCCGAGTCTGTTTCTACTTCCTCTACTGACAATGTATTTGAAGTAATGAAGACTGATAAATAttcaggtattttattttttttttaaatattatgtattatatatttataaaagaccTGAATTATGTGTATGCATACTGAGTCTGAGTCTATGCaagataatgtttaaaatatggttGTTTCATAACAAAATGATTTCATAGATTGAATATTACTTCACATATTGATACAtgtttaaagaataataatgtactttGTTAATAGCATATAAAgatgcatattttatacactgtTCATAAATTAACTATTTCCACTTtctatatctataaaaaaaaatagaaaaatattttctaataattttcttataatctaattatttgTTGACCAATTTAATGTGATatgaaaaatcatgaaaaaatgtttgataccTGAGTgagaataatttttctattatacaaatattaattgacTACCTATTACTTAATAtcttagaaattatttattttaaatatatgattatctaATTATGTAttctcttatttattttaaattatttaaatatatctaattattctcttatgtttaataattacatttaaataccaACAGTTGGTGTAGAAAATATTAATCTTGTTGATGAAAGTGGAGATACAATAGGTATAGTTcagtattatttactattttactaataaatattaaacggttttcacatataaaatataagatattgataaaattattttcaatgtctTAAGAATTACCATAAACATTATGTTTGTTCTAGATTCAAatgaaaatatgattaattGTATGATTAATGATGGAAATAAAGTTGATCCTATACTTCTGGAATCGACTAACACATATGAATCAGAACAATCTCCTAACAAATTTCGCAATGATCCTGCATTATATTTGAACAAGACAATATCGCATTGTTTGAAAAACAATCTACTTGAAATGGGTCCTTGCCAACCTACTGCATCAGAATTGGTAAACGCTGTTTTTCCAAAAGACACCTCTAGTCCTTCACGTTCATTttcttcaacatattattttaaattagtgaATGGAAAAACTGTACATCGTAATTGGTTAGCATATTCTCCTTCAACTGACAGAATTTACTGTTGGACATGTAGGCTTTTTGGGACACCCGGTGCACAAAAAAACGGATTAGTCAGTTCGGGCTGTAATGCTTGGGGCCACCTTAGTGGTGTATATGGACGACTGCATAAACATGAGTCATGTAAAGACCACTTAGAATCTGAACTCAGTCGTGCCATGTATATGAGAAATAATCGAATTGATATTCTGACAGTTAAATCATCAAATTCCCGTGTAGCTACAAATAGAGAAGTAGTTAAAGTACTAATGGACATTGTTTTATGTTTGGCAAAGCATAATGATGCATACAGAGGTCATTTAGAAACAAATAAAGATCTTATTCAAGGGAAATTTCGTGATTGGGTTACAGTATTTGCTAAATACCATCCAATATTGGCATCACATTTAGACCGGATCAATTCTAATTCTAAACGGTCATCACtcacatttttatcaaaaacttcACAAAATGCTATGATTGAAAGCGTTGCAGAAACTATTAGAGATAAAATTTTAGATGAAATTAAAACAGCTGGCATGTATTCACTTATTTTGGATTCGACAACCGATGTAGCAAAGCTTGATCAATTCGCATTTGTATTCAGATATTGTTCAAGTTCATTGTTCATGAACGATTTTTGTGTACAGATGAAACTGCAGATTCAACAGGTAATGGAATGTTTgctttattttgtaaaatttgtgaTCGTTATTCATTGAACTGGAAAGAACAATTAATTGGTCAAGCATTTGATGGAGCATCAAATATGCAAGGTGCTATTAAAGGATTGCGAACCATTATCCAAAAAGACAACCCAAATGCTTTACATGTTTGGTGTTTTGCACATTGCCTTAATCTTGTTGTCTGTGATTCTTGCCAAGCTAATATTCAAGTAAGAGattttttcagtattataggtagtttAGTTACTTTTATTGGAGCAAGAAAAAGAACTGCTACTTACGTTgatttacagaaaaaatattatccgaACGAACGTTCACGCCGACTTAAACACTTTTCTAATACTCGATGGACTTATCATGATCGGTCAATAGATGTAATTTTTAGAACTTATAGAGCTGTAATTGAAACATTAAAAAGTATAAGAACTGAcgaaactgataaaaaaaacgcGTGATACAgctaaaagttttttaaaaaacttgaatAAGTTCAATTTTGTTCTTACAATGCactttatgaaaaaattattttccatcaCAACACCACTTTCCAAATATTTGCAAGCTCCAAACATGGACTTCATCCAAGCTATGAAACTTGTTATGGCCACAAAACATCAATTGCAAGAAATGCGTATTGACAAAACGTACGgaaatataatcaataactcaaaaacatttTCTATAGAACATAATTTAGATGAAAAAGACATACAAGAAAAACgtgtttcattaaaaaaaaaaatgtctggtgAAAACCAAAACGATGAAAGACTTAGTTCAGCAAAAGAGCGTTACATTAGTGAAGTATACAATGTCACACTAGACATTGCTATCAATAAGATTGAAGACCGATACTgcaattcagaaaatatttttaatgatatattttttttttctcctgaACATTTGCAAAACCAAACCACAGCTATACCTAATTCATTTGACTACATCTGTAATTGGTTATCagcatttaaaattgataaagaaAATTTAACTACCGAATACCGT
This genomic window from Metopolophium dirhodum isolate CAU chromosome 1, ASM1992520v1, whole genome shotgun sequence contains:
- the LOC132943609 gene encoding zinc finger MYM-type protein 1-like, which translates into the protein MTKPQICACGKNKSDMNTTNWIRHTSSCKIRKSRDESRSIECFFGNPKKPKLELGDSISLEVEENLYSSNSTTITCESVTTKTSTTTATAKSVTTTTAESVSTSSTDNVFEVMKTDKYSDSNENMINCMINDGNKVDPILLESTNTYESEQSPNKFRNDPALYLNKTISHCLKNNLLEMGPCQPTASELVNAVFPKDTSSPSRSFSSTYYFKLVNGKTVHRNWLAYSPSTDRIYCWTCRLFGTPGAQKNGLVSSGCNAWGHLSGVYGRLHKHESCKDHLESELSRAMYMRNNRIDILTVKSSNSRVATNREVVKVLMDIVLCLAKHNDAYRGHLETNKDLIQGKFRDWVTVFAKYHPILASHLDRINSNSKRSSLTFLSKTSQNAMIESVAETIRDKILDEIKTADETADSTGNGMFALFCKICDRYSLNWKEQLIGQAFDGASNMQGAIKGLRTIIQKDNPNALHVWCFAHCLNLVVCDSCQANIQVRDFFSIIGSLVTFIGARKRTATYVDLQKKYYPNERSRRLKHFSNTRWTYHDRSIDVIFRTYRAVIETLKSIRTDETDKKNA
- the LOC132943618 gene encoding uncharacterized protein LOC132943618; translation: MHFMKKLFSITTPLSKYLQAPNMDFIQAMKLVMATKHQLQEMRIDKTYGNIINNSKTFSIEHNLDEKDIQEKRVSLKKKMSGENQNDERLSSAKERYISEVYNVTLDIAINKIEDRYCNSENIFNDIFFFSPEHLQNQTTAIPNSFDYICNWLSAFKIDKENLTTEYRLFASNFNNLMKDSPENIDEKCALSVISYESSENDSETSGEDNFGDLLQVSNILQNLSKMGMASAFPNLSMAYKAICTLPPTSASAERCFSKLKLIKTNLRSTMSEARLDHLMVISCNPDIDINMDDALDKFGSRSNLLRSNLLYQ